A single window of Gordonia crocea DNA harbors:
- a CDS encoding phosphotransferase family protein yields the protein MTADVDGLRSAVEQSLRRHSPTPWLPDPANTTVTLLVDGIYHANFLVYSGGQVHVARVSRRSQWGLSTIAQLQREFAVLVDLAPLDVAPRPLALVDSPGAVPMIVESFLGGDFLPYPAGLSHCAETLATVHQCVPRRSGPLLDSRPAKEFLLGEAEKLLDSTVPDTSATRVLRRCAGVLEQRGLPETVPVLLHTDLIQHNIVLAADRCRFLDWEGARRGSAAWDLAYLLSPITLRWADSWGIEEFGDEQSVIRAYSSHAGLDAATLTDHVAAFMPFVVLRAAAWCVRRSVSLTRSGDAVTDRLALFSSPEFLLAHFRDLGVSV from the coding sequence GTGACCGCGGATGTCGACGGCCTCCGGTCGGCCGTCGAACAATCCCTGCGGCGTCACTCCCCGACTCCATGGCTGCCCGACCCGGCGAACACCACCGTCACGCTGCTCGTCGACGGCATCTATCACGCCAACTTCCTGGTCTACTCCGGTGGGCAGGTCCACGTCGCCCGGGTCAGCCGTCGCAGTCAGTGGGGGCTCAGCACTATCGCCCAGTTGCAGCGCGAGTTCGCGGTGCTGGTCGACCTCGCACCGCTGGACGTCGCGCCGCGCCCGCTCGCGCTGGTCGATTCTCCGGGGGCGGTCCCGATGATCGTCGAGTCGTTCCTCGGTGGCGACTTCCTCCCGTACCCCGCCGGCCTATCGCACTGCGCTGAAACCTTGGCGACCGTGCATCAATGTGTGCCGCGGCGATCCGGACCGTTGCTCGATTCCCGTCCAGCCAAGGAATTCCTGCTCGGAGAGGCGGAGAAGCTGCTGGACTCGACGGTGCCCGACACCTCTGCCACGCGGGTTCTGCGCCGGTGCGCCGGAGTCCTCGAGCAGCGGGGGCTGCCGGAGACCGTACCGGTCCTGTTGCACACCGACTTGATCCAACACAACATCGTGCTCGCCGCTGACCGGTGCCGGTTCCTCGACTGGGAGGGTGCGCGACGGGGGAGTGCCGCCTGGGACCTCGCGTACCTCCTGTCGCCGATCACCCTGCGGTGGGCCGATTCCTGGGGTATTGAAGAATTCGGCGACGAGCAGAGCGTGATTCGGGCCTACAGCTCGCACGCGGGCCTCGACGCCGCGACGCTCACCGACCACGTGGCCGCGTTCATGCCGTTCGTGGTTCTCCGCGCGGCGGCGTGGTGTGTGCGAAGGTCGGTCTCGCTGACTCGCAGCGGTGACGCAGTCACCGACCGGCTGGCTCTCTTCAGTTCCCCGGAGTTCCTCCTCGCGCACTTTCGCGACCTCGGTGTCTCCGTATGA